In the Maribacter sp. MJ134 genome, one interval contains:
- the ubiE gene encoding bifunctional demethylmenaquinone methyltransferase/2-methoxy-6-polyprenyl-1,4-benzoquinol methylase UbiE yields the protein MPNKVTPYKDSKLGKKEQVTKMFDTISKDYDGLNRVISFGIDIKWRKRVVAILKKEKPKTILDIATGTGDLAIALVKTGAEKIIGLDISPGMLEVGKEKIKEKKLDPKIEMVVGDSENLAYSDHSFDAVTVSFGVRNFETLETGLSEILRVLKPGGSLVVLETSVPTKTPFRQGYHLYTRYVLPLIGKIFSKDNSAYGYLSESAAVFPHGENFNNILLKIGFIDVVNKPQTFGVASIYVAKKRS from the coding sequence ATGCCTAATAAAGTAACTCCCTATAAGGACTCCAAACTTGGTAAGAAAGAACAGGTCACCAAAATGTTCGACACGATTTCTAAAGATTATGACGGACTGAACAGGGTGATATCTTTTGGAATTGATATTAAATGGAGGAAAAGAGTTGTTGCTATTCTTAAAAAAGAAAAACCTAAAACTATTTTGGATATTGCTACGGGCACGGGCGATCTTGCCATTGCCTTGGTAAAAACAGGTGCTGAAAAAATCATAGGTTTGGATATTTCTCCTGGCATGCTAGAAGTTGGAAAGGAAAAAATAAAGGAAAAGAAACTGGACCCAAAAATTGAAATGGTCGTAGGTGATAGTGAAAATCTAGCGTATTCCGACCATTCTTTTGACGCTGTTACGGTCTCTTTTGGTGTTCGTAATTTTGAAACCTTGGAAACTGGTCTCAGCGAGATTCTTCGCGTATTAAAACCAGGAGGTAGCCTCGTAGTGCTAGAAACCTCTGTGCCTACCAAAACACCTTTTAGACAGGGTTACCATCTTTATACAAGATATGTTTTGCCGCTGATAGGTAAAATATTTTCCAAAGATAATTCCGCCTATGGCTACTTAAGCGAATCTGCCGCTGTTTTTCCGCATGGAGAAAACTTCAACAATATTTTACTCAAAATTGGGTTTATAGATGTAGTGAACAAGCCTCAAACATTTGGGGTCGCATCTATCTATGTTGCTAAAAAACGTAGCTAG
- a CDS encoding DUF5686 and carboxypeptidase regulatory-like domain-containing protein, producing the protein MCNKYLIVIFQICCSYFASGQVFGLVVDKNNEPLPFVNIYIEETLNGTTTNANGEYELVAPTKGEQVIVFKYLGYKTEKKPVDISSGNYELNITMTEEGLNLDEVQIVANENPANIIMRKVISKRKELRDKITNYRVNFYSKGLIKIKNAPERILGQELGDFGGGLDSTRTGILYLSETISEVARSNGKLKEKILASKVSGDDNGFSFNAALDVDFSFYENRVALGSQLVSPLADNAFSYYTYQLKGTFYDEGNRLINQIEVTSKLAEDKTFNGTIYIVEDEWALYAVDLKLTGKQAQIVPVDTFNIKQSFNYSKRDNMWLKVLQRFDFEYSILGFEGAGRFTSAYKDYDLNPNFVKGDFTSEILSFETNANKKDSIFWEDKRPVPLTTEEFSDYKLKDSIQIIRKTQKYLDSVDAKKNKFRLSSLLFGYTYDNTFKEKYYTINFPVENLLFNTVQGWHGSLAFNYLKLNKEKGNAFQFNTKVNYGLSDKRVRPTAALYYRFNTFSRPILRLKMGNEVRQFNNEEPITPIGNTITSLFFERNFAKFYDLTFVNLSYSKEVTNGIQTNFNLAFEDRKPLFNTTDFTYVDFNDRRYTSNNPLEPEDFTTAPINDHTIVRLAIDVRFRFGQQYISYPDEKFNVPNEKYPTLYLGYEKGFASSSVSNHFDQLKIRLNQSVNVATKGTFSYNLRAGAFLNQGDISFVDYQHFNGNESYITRKDYLESFLLLPYYSFSTNQEYLEGHAEYNFKGFILNRIPLLKKLNAHLIVSGNFLATTNNRPYSEFGVALGNLGIRKFRFLRVGYAQSYFNNTVEKGINIGLMF; encoded by the coding sequence ATGTGCAATAAATATCTCATTGTTATCTTTCAAATATGCTGTAGTTATTTTGCGAGCGGTCAAGTATTTGGACTGGTGGTCGACAAAAACAACGAACCACTGCCGTTTGTAAATATCTATATCGAGGAAACCTTAAACGGAACGACCACTAACGCAAATGGGGAATATGAGCTCGTGGCACCTACTAAAGGGGAACAAGTAATTGTTTTTAAATATCTAGGTTATAAAACCGAGAAAAAACCTGTGGACATCTCATCAGGAAATTATGAACTGAACATAACTATGACCGAGGAAGGTCTAAACCTTGATGAGGTTCAAATCGTAGCGAACGAGAATCCTGCCAACATCATCATGAGAAAGGTAATTTCCAAAAGAAAGGAACTGCGAGATAAAATAACCAATTACAGGGTTAACTTTTATTCTAAGGGGCTTATCAAAATCAAAAATGCCCCTGAACGTATTTTAGGCCAAGAGTTAGGAGATTTTGGCGGTGGTTTGGACTCTACACGTACAGGAATCTTGTACCTGTCCGAGACAATATCGGAAGTGGCACGAAGCAATGGAAAGCTAAAGGAAAAAATCCTAGCCTCTAAAGTAAGTGGCGACGACAATGGCTTTAGTTTCAACGCTGCCTTAGATGTTGATTTTTCTTTTTATGAAAACAGAGTAGCGTTGGGCAGTCAATTGGTATCTCCCCTTGCGGATAATGCTTTCTCTTATTACACCTATCAATTAAAGGGAACTTTCTATGATGAGGGTAATCGATTAATAAATCAAATTGAGGTGACGTCAAAACTAGCGGAAGATAAAACGTTCAATGGAACTATTTATATCGTAGAGGACGAATGGGCATTATATGCAGTGGACTTAAAACTTACAGGAAAACAGGCTCAGATTGTTCCGGTGGACACCTTCAACATAAAACAGAGTTTTAATTATTCCAAGCGAGACAACATGTGGCTAAAAGTATTACAGCGTTTCGATTTTGAATATAGTATACTAGGTTTTGAAGGTGCTGGCAGATTTACATCAGCTTATAAAGACTATGATTTGAATCCCAACTTTGTTAAGGGGGATTTTACATCCGAAATCTTATCTTTTGAAACAAATGCGAATAAAAAGGATAGTATATTTTGGGAGGATAAAAGACCTGTACCCCTAACCACTGAGGAATTTTCGGATTACAAATTAAAAGATAGTATACAGATTATTAGAAAAACTCAGAAATACTTGGATTCTGTAGATGCGAAGAAAAATAAATTCAGACTTTCATCTCTACTATTCGGCTACACTTACGATAATACTTTCAAGGAAAAGTATTACACCATAAATTTTCCGGTAGAAAACCTTTTATTCAATACGGTTCAGGGATGGCATGGTTCACTAGCGTTCAATTATCTCAAATTGAATAAAGAAAAAGGCAATGCTTTTCAGTTCAACACCAAGGTAAATTACGGCCTATCAGATAAAAGAGTGCGTCCTACCGCTGCTTTGTATTATAGGTTCAATACATTCTCTAGACCCATACTCCGATTAAAAATGGGTAATGAGGTAAGGCAATTTAACAATGAAGAACCCATTACACCTATTGGAAATACCATTACTTCCCTATTTTTTGAGCGTAACTTTGCTAAATTCTATGACTTAACTTTTGTAAACCTATCCTACTCCAAAGAAGTCACAAACGGAATACAGACAAATTTCAACTTAGCTTTCGAGGATAGAAAACCCTTGTTCAATACTACGGACTTCACCTATGTAGATTTTAATGACAGGAGATATACTTCCAATAATCCCTTGGAACCGGAAGATTTTACGACTGCACCCATAAACGACCATACTATTGTGAGATTAGCAATAGATGTTAGATTCCGCTTTGGACAACAATATATTAGTTATCCTGACGAAAAGTTTAATGTACCCAATGAAAAATATCCTACATTATATCTAGGTTATGAAAAAGGATTCGCCTCCAGTTCGGTTTCCAATCACTTTGACCAGCTTAAGATACGGCTAAATCAATCTGTAAATGTAGCCACTAAAGGAACATTTTCTTATAACCTGAGAGCGGGCGCATTTTTAAATCAGGGAGATATTTCTTTTGTAGATTACCAGCATTTTAATGGTAACGAATCCTATATTACGCGAAAGGACTATCTGGAATCTTTTTTGCTACTGCCCTATTATTCCTTTAGCACCAACCAAGAATACCTAGAAGGACATGCAGAATATAACTTTAAGGGTTTTATATTAAATAGAATACCGCTTCTAAAAAAATTAAATGCCCACTTGATTGTATCTGGAAATTTTTTAGCCACAACAAACAATAGACCGTACTCGGAATTTGGCGTTGCTTTAGGTAATTTAGGTATAAGAAAATTCAGGTTCCTTCGAGTAGGTTATGCTCAAAGTTATTTTAATAATACCGTTGAAAAGGGTATAAATATAGGTTTAATGTTTTAA
- a CDS encoding TrmH family RNA methyltransferase has protein sequence MVVKSELKLIKSLHQKKYRNEHGLFIIEGKKAVEELLRSKFKVFRIYVLEDVLPVKGVKDVAVILPKEMNQISSLKNPNGVVGVFYIPKAGAVDFSDWIIVLDDVRDPGNLGTIIRLCDWFGIPSLVCSENTVDCYNPKVLQATMGSIARVNISYTSLDLFLSEVSVPVYGSFMDGNNIYKEELPERGILIMGNEGKGISDRVKRKCENRITIPRYGKSETESLNVATAAAILMNEIRRA, from the coding sequence ATGGTTGTAAAAAGTGAATTGAAACTTATCAAAAGCTTACATCAAAAAAAGTACCGAAATGAACACGGTCTGTTTATAATAGAAGGGAAAAAGGCTGTGGAGGAGTTATTGCGCTCTAAATTTAAGGTGTTCAGGATTTATGTTTTGGAGGATGTACTTCCTGTAAAAGGTGTTAAGGATGTAGCTGTAATTCTTCCAAAGGAAATGAATCAGATAAGTAGTTTAAAAAATCCAAATGGCGTTGTTGGGGTATTTTACATTCCAAAAGCCGGAGCTGTGGATTTTAGTGATTGGATTATAGTGCTAGATGATGTTCGAGACCCTGGTAATTTGGGAACCATAATCAGGCTTTGTGATTGGTTCGGGATACCTTCTTTGGTATGCTCCGAGAATACCGTGGATTGTTATAACCCAAAAGTGCTTCAGGCAACGATGGGTTCCATTGCTCGGGTAAATATTTCATATACCAGTCTGGATTTATTTCTTTCAGAGGTTTCGGTACCGGTCTACGGTTCGTTCATGGATGGGAATAATATATATAAAGAAGAACTACCTGAAAGGGGTATTTTAATTATGGGCAATGAAGGGAAAGGTATTTCTGATCGGGTCAAGAGGAAATGTGAAAATAGAATCACCATCCCCAGATACGGAAAATCTGAAACCGAAAGTTTAAATGTGGCGACGGCTGCAGCAATTCTAATGAATGAGATTAGAAGGGCCTAA
- a CDS encoding TrkH family potassium uptake protein, whose amino-acid sequence MRLNSRIIFHLMGLLLLCNGGFMLLAAVVSGIYKDGATLSITLASISTMFAGVFAMYYTRGHRKEVKQKEGYIIVTFGWIVMSISGMLPYIFSGAIPDITNAFFETISGYTTTGASIMDDIESMPEGILFWRSLTHWIGGMGIIVLAIAILPLLGIGGMQLFAAEAPGPSADKLHPRITDTAKRLWLIYVGYTVAETILLKLAGMSFFDAINHALATLSTGGFSTKNASLAHWNDQPMIQYIIILFMFLAGTNFVMSYFAFKGKVQKVLKDEELKFYFLFILTATITAGLVIYFRANITELTPGYPMVLGKAESSFRHALFQVVAVVTTTGFVSADFTAWTPFLTIFFFGLFFLGGSAGSTAGGIKVMRHLLIIKNGLLEFKRTLHSNAIIPVRYNNKTVKEHIVYNIIGFFVLYMLLFIIGALVLGFLGLDFESAIGGAASSLGNVGPALGSLNPVSNFNGLPDLAKWWCGFLMLAGRLELFTVLILLTPYFWKRT is encoded by the coding sequence ATGCGCCTGAATTCTAGAATAATTTTTCACTTAATGGGTCTTTTATTGCTTTGCAATGGGGGCTTTATGCTGTTGGCTGCAGTGGTCAGCGGTATCTACAAGGACGGTGCAACCTTAAGTATTACCCTAGCTTCGATTTCAACGATGTTCGCTGGTGTTTTTGCGATGTATTATACACGTGGACATCGTAAGGAAGTAAAGCAGAAAGAGGGGTATATTATCGTCACGTTCGGTTGGATCGTGATGTCCATTTCAGGGATGTTACCCTATATTTTTTCGGGTGCCATCCCCGATATCACTAATGCTTTCTTTGAGACCATATCCGGATATACCACAACCGGTGCTTCTATTATGGATGACATTGAATCCATGCCTGAAGGAATTTTGTTTTGGCGAAGCCTTACCCATTGGATCGGTGGTATGGGTATAATCGTATTGGCAATTGCAATACTACCGCTTTTAGGAATTGGTGGTATGCAGCTATTTGCAGCTGAAGCTCCTGGACCAAGTGCGGATAAGTTACATCCAAGAATTACCGACACGGCAAAAAGACTTTGGCTCATTTACGTAGGGTATACCGTAGCCGAGACCATACTCTTAAAATTAGCGGGGATGTCCTTTTTTGATGCTATAAACCATGCCTTGGCGACCCTCTCTACAGGTGGATTTTCTACTAAAAATGCTAGTTTGGCACATTGGAACGACCAGCCCATGATACAGTATATTATAATTCTTTTCATGTTCTTGGCAGGGACCAATTTTGTAATGAGCTATTTTGCGTTCAAAGGAAAAGTTCAAAAAGTATTGAAAGACGAGGAACTTAAGTTTTATTTTCTGTTTATTCTCACCGCAACGATTACGGCTGGCTTGGTCATTTATTTTAGAGCGAATATTACGGAACTTACTCCAGGATACCCTATGGTTTTAGGTAAAGCGGAAAGTTCGTTTAGGCATGCACTCTTTCAGGTGGTCGCCGTGGTTACGACTACGGGTTTTGTCAGTGCCGATTTTACCGCATGGACCCCTTTTTTAACCATATTCTTTTTTGGGTTGTTTTTTTTGGGCGGTTCTGCCGGTTCTACAGCAGGTGGTATCAAAGTAATGCGCCATTTATTGATTATAAAGAATGGTCTTCTAGAGTTCAAAAGAACCTTGCACTCCAATGCCATTATACCGGTACGGTACAATAATAAAACGGTCAAGGAACATATCGTTTATAATATAATAGGTTTTTTTGTACTCTACATGCTTCTCTTTATTATTGGGGCTTTGGTCTTAGGCTTCTTAGGTCTGGACTTTGAATCGGCCATTGGTGGGGCAGCGTCTTCCTTAGGTAATGTAGGCCCTGCCTTGGGAAGCTTAAATCCTGTTAGTAATTTTAACGGATTGCCAGATTTGGCGAAATGGTGGTGCGGATTTTTGATGCTGGCCGGTAGGCTAGAATTATTTACCGTATTGATACTTCTTACGCCTTATTTCTGGAAACGGACATAA
- the trkA gene encoding Trk system potassium transporter TrkA, which produces MKIIIAGAGEVGFHLAKLLSYESQDITLIDTRKESLAYADNHLDIRVLKGDATSIAVLQDARVQDSDLVIGVTSSETTNITLCMLAKQLGCKRTIARISNTEFIDNKEILQFSELGIDELISPEELAATEIQLLLNKSAFNDTYEFEDGKLIMVGVSLPKSAPFVGKMVKEAANIFPELHFMPIALKRMGTQFTVIPRGDTVFKEGDQVYFITVKEGVDELYKLTGKKKEDIKNVMILGGSKVGFKTARDLCANKFNVKLIEKSKEKAFDLADDLPNALVINGDGRNVELLEEESLESMDAFIAVTGNSETNIMSCLVAKSKFIKKTIALVENMDYFQLSHSIGIDTLINKKLLAANNIFRHIRRGEVVALMRLNNLNAEILEFVVKKDSRVTGTTIRELNFPKAATIGGVVRNGEGIIALGGFKIEAGDRVVVCCLPEEISQIERMFL; this is translated from the coding sequence ATGAAGATTATAATTGCAGGTGCGGGTGAAGTAGGGTTTCATCTTGCCAAATTACTTTCCTACGAATCTCAAGATATTACCTTAATAGACACACGTAAAGAAAGTCTGGCCTATGCGGACAATCATTTGGATATTCGTGTGTTAAAGGGAGATGCTACTTCTATAGCTGTTCTGCAGGATGCGCGAGTACAGGATTCCGACCTTGTAATTGGCGTTACCTCCTCTGAAACTACGAATATAACCTTGTGTATGTTAGCCAAACAGTTGGGTTGCAAACGTACCATCGCTCGAATATCCAATACAGAGTTTATAGACAATAAGGAAATATTGCAGTTCTCAGAGTTAGGTATTGATGAGCTCATTTCACCCGAAGAACTTGCGGCGACAGAGATTCAGTTACTACTTAATAAATCTGCCTTTAATGATACCTATGAGTTTGAAGACGGTAAGTTGATTATGGTGGGGGTTTCCCTGCCTAAGTCCGCTCCCTTTGTGGGTAAAATGGTAAAGGAGGCGGCTAACATATTCCCCGAGCTTCATTTCATGCCCATTGCGCTAAAGAGAATGGGTACCCAATTCACTGTCATTCCAAGGGGTGATACCGTTTTCAAGGAGGGAGATCAAGTGTATTTTATTACGGTAAAAGAAGGTGTTGATGAACTGTACAAGCTTACCGGAAAAAAGAAAGAAGATATAAAGAATGTCATGATTCTTGGAGGTAGTAAGGTAGGTTTTAAGACGGCTAGGGACCTTTGCGCCAACAAATTCAATGTAAAGCTAATAGAGAAAAGTAAGGAAAAAGCTTTTGATTTGGCAGATGACCTCCCCAATGCCTTAGTGATTAATGGTGATGGTAGAAATGTGGAGCTTCTTGAGGAAGAGAGTCTAGAGTCCATGGATGCTTTTATTGCGGTTACCGGAAATTCAGAAACGAATATCATGTCTTGTTTGGTAGCAAAATCAAAATTCATAAAAAAGACCATTGCCTTGGTGGAGAACATGGATTATTTTCAGCTATCGCATTCTATTGGTATCGATACCTTAATAAACAAAAAGCTTTTGGCCGCGAATAATATATTCCGGCATATACGGCGTGGAGAAGTGGTAGCGCTCATGCGGTTGAACAATCTAAATGCGGAGATTTTAGAATTTGTCGTAAAAAAAGATTCTCGTGTTACGGGAACGACCATAAGGGAATTGAATTTTCCTAAAGCGGCTACCATTGGCGGTGTTGTTAGGAACGGTGAAGGTATCATTGCCTTAGGAGGATTTAAAATAGAGGCCGGAGATAGGGTAGTGGTCTGTTGTCTTCCAGAAGAAATTTCACAAATAGAACGAATGTTCCTGTAA
- a CDS encoding BamA/TamA family outer membrane protein translates to MRRFSYPEHSIAKISLFLLLTIVALSCNSLKKIENDEYLVARNTILVDSLRITDEDVNSLIYQKPNTALLGYPLRLNLYNLAKENPDSLYQDWLNRKPNRRKRLTKFLSEKQVNRLGESFLVKGLSEWLKEIGEAPTVLDTSRTRRSLERLSAYYDSKGYFLNTTTYEVDTTRRKQRAYIDYKIDLGKPYVVDSVSNEISSKAIDSIYFLNMGGSFVKEGKQFNLADFNGERERLTEIFRNNGIRNFQGSSITFDIVRDTVRAEDDQKMNITLNIGDLKRRGENEVTTSEYKVEKINTIDVYTDYLASYKSTPYRSITYGDFTFHYSDNFQIKPKTLADAILFEKGAIYRDIDKIRTSRQLNNLNIFKYPNVIFEEDSTGSKVNTSIYLAPKPKYSLGTNFEISRSNLRRLGVGAGASLLIRNIFKGAENLSLSVDGAFGLLSREIFQEDYFSEIGGEVTLDFPRIWFPFINTSKLIPNYTLPKTRIALGTSFQKNIGLDKQTFNTTLGYNWTPNEFKRNSIELLNVQYVRNVNSNRFFDVYRTTYNQLNDIATDQAVSPLLDPSYFNEDGNLTTPSEAQPDTTPGTTGFISDVRNGLIPTSNGGFTQEDFNNVNSIAEREERLTENNLIFATNYTFNKNNRNGITDNNFYQFRFKLESAGNLLSGISNLIAFNENDREQLLVFGVPFSQYVKTEFDVVKYWDLSRSNVLAARTFVGIAIPYGNSDNIPFVRSYFAGGSNDNRAWFPYSLGPGSTSAINDFNEANLKIALNLEYRFPIVGDINGALFADAGNIWNVFDDVENPDAIFSGFDSLKDIALGSGFGLRYDFTYFLFRLDLGFKTYNPAEIPSKRWFRDYNFANSVLQIGINYPF, encoded by the coding sequence ATGAGGAGGTTTTCATACCCTGAACATAGCATCGCTAAAATAAGCTTATTCTTACTACTGACCATAGTCGCGCTATCATGTAATTCACTGAAAAAAATTGAAAACGACGAGTACCTGGTAGCAAGGAATACCATTCTGGTAGATTCCCTAAGAATAACCGATGAGGATGTAAACAGCTTAATCTACCAAAAGCCCAATACCGCCCTTTTAGGCTATCCCTTAAGGCTAAACCTATACAATCTTGCTAAGGAAAATCCAGATTCTCTTTATCAAGACTGGCTTAACCGTAAACCCAATCGAAGGAAAAGGCTCACTAAATTTTTATCCGAAAAACAGGTCAACAGACTTGGGGAATCCTTTTTGGTAAAGGGTTTGAGCGAATGGTTAAAGGAAATAGGTGAAGCTCCTACAGTTTTGGATACCTCAAGGACCAGAAGAAGCTTAGAGCGTTTAAGCGCTTATTACGATTCTAAAGGGTATTTCTTAAATACAACTACGTACGAAGTTGATACCACTAGAAGAAAGCAGCGGGCTTATATCGATTATAAAATAGACCTTGGAAAACCCTATGTTGTAGATTCCGTATCCAACGAAATTTCTTCCAAGGCCATAGATTCTATTTATTTTTTGAACATGGGCGGGTCTTTTGTAAAAGAGGGAAAACAATTTAACTTGGCCGATTTTAATGGCGAAAGAGAGCGACTAACAGAGATTTTCAGGAATAATGGTATCCGAAATTTTCAAGGAAGTTCTATCACCTTTGATATTGTTAGAGATACCGTAAGGGCTGAAGATGACCAAAAAATGAACATCACCCTTAACATTGGAGACCTCAAGAGAAGAGGAGAAAATGAGGTAACGACCTCAGAATATAAAGTAGAAAAAATAAACACCATAGATGTTTATACCGATTACCTTGCGTCTTACAAATCAACGCCATACCGTAGTATAACATATGGTGATTTTACCTTCCATTATTCGGATAATTTTCAAATTAAACCAAAGACGCTAGCGGACGCCATTCTTTTTGAAAAAGGGGCAATTTACCGGGACATTGACAAAATCAGGACCTCTAGACAGCTCAACAACCTGAACATCTTTAAATACCCGAATGTTATATTTGAAGAGGATAGTACCGGTAGCAAGGTCAACACCAGTATTTATCTGGCACCTAAACCAAAATACTCTTTAGGCACAAACTTTGAAATAAGCCGTTCTAATCTAAGGAGACTTGGGGTGGGAGCTGGCGCCTCTCTATTGATACGTAACATATTTAAAGGAGCGGAGAATCTAAGTCTTTCGGTAGACGGTGCTTTTGGTCTTTTAAGTAGGGAAATATTTCAAGAGGACTATTTTTCAGAAATTGGAGGGGAAGTAACGCTCGATTTTCCGAGAATATGGTTCCCTTTTATAAACACCTCGAAGCTTATTCCAAACTACACCTTACCAAAAACCAGAATTGCACTTGGTACCAGTTTTCAAAAGAATATAGGACTAGACAAACAAACCTTCAACACCACGCTTGGCTATAATTGGACGCCCAATGAATTTAAAAGGAATTCCATAGAACTTTTGAACGTGCAATATGTTAGGAATGTGAACAGCAATAGATTCTTTGATGTATATAGAACCACCTATAACCAGTTAAACGATATCGCCACTGACCAAGCTGTGAGTCCCTTATTAGACCCCTCATATTTTAATGAAGACGGAAACCTTACTACGCCGAGTGAGGCGCAACCCGATACCACCCCGGGTACCACCGGATTCATAAGCGATGTGCGGAATGGACTAATACCGACTTCCAACGGCGGCTTTACCCAAGAAGATTTCAACAATGTGAACAGTATTGCGGAACGTGAAGAACGTCTCACGGAGAACAATCTTATTTTTGCGACCAACTACACGTTCAACAAAAACAATAGGAACGGTATAACAGATAACAATTTTTATCAATTTCGTTTTAAATTGGAAAGTGCGGGAAATTTATTATCCGGTATTTCCAACTTAATCGCCTTTAATGAAAATGATAGGGAACAACTACTCGTATTCGGTGTTCCTTTCTCTCAATACGTAAAAACAGAGTTTGACGTTGTTAAATACTGGGACCTTTCTCGATCCAACGTATTGGCGGCAAGAACATTTGTAGGTATTGCCATACCCTACGGAAACTCGGACAATATTCCCTTTGTGCGTAGTTATTTCGCTGGTGGCTCCAACGACAATAGAGCATGGTTCCCATATTCACTAGGCCCTGGAAGCACTTCTGCCATTAACGATTTCAACGAAGCCAACCTTAAAATAGCCTTGAACTTAGAGTATCGTTTTCCTATAGTAGGTGATATCAACGGGGCACTTTTTGCAGATGCCGGTAATATATGGAACGTCTTTGACGATGTGGAGAATCCTGATGCCATATTCTCAGGTTTTGACTCCTTAAAAGATATTGCTCTGGGTTCAGGTTTTGGACTTAGATACGATTTTACTTATTTCCTTTTTCGCTTAGATTTGGGCTTCAAAACCTATAACCCAGCAGAAATTCCTTCAAAAAGATGGTTTAGAGACTACAATTTTGCTAACTCCGTACTGCAAATAGGTATTAACTATCCATTTTAA
- a CDS encoding porin family protein, whose amino-acid sequence MRKWFFICVGLLVLMPSLHAQFNERPILNKENEDKKFLNWGYFLGFNQYDFKFDYEENARDVLVSKTLGFNVGLIGEMRINNFLDLRFEPGLHYTARNLGFPGFDEERDAIREVKSTYINFPLLLKVSAKRFGNWKPFLIGGGSTSLNLGSNETSLDDNSSGTFRMTKWVYNYELGFGIDFYLEYFKFTPSIRGVFALTDELIRDNDPNSPWTGNIDGMRTRGLFVNFTFE is encoded by the coding sequence ATGAGGAAATGGTTTTTTATTTGTGTTGGGCTCTTAGTATTAATGCCCTCACTCCATGCACAATTTAATGAACGCCCTATTCTTAATAAGGAGAACGAGGATAAGAAATTTTTAAATTGGGGCTATTTTTTAGGGTTCAATCAATATGATTTTAAGTTTGATTATGAAGAGAATGCCAGAGATGTTCTGGTAAGCAAAACACTAGGTTTTAACGTAGGGCTAATCGGAGAGATGCGTATAAACAATTTCTTGGACCTACGCTTTGAGCCAGGTCTTCATTATACGGCTAGAAATTTGGGCTTTCCAGGTTTTGATGAGGAGCGAGATGCGATTCGAGAAGTAAAATCAACTTATATAAATTTTCCGTTGTTGTTAAAGGTGAGTGCCAAAAGATTCGGGAATTGGAAACCCTTTTTAATTGGTGGCGGATCCACAAGCTTAAACCTTGGCAGTAATGAAACTAGCCTAGACGACAATAGTTCGGGTACGTTCCGAATGACGAAATGGGTCTATAATTATGAGCTTGGTTTTGGTATAGATTTTTACTTGGAGTATTTCAAGTTCACCCCATCGATAAGAGGAGTTTTTGCACTCACGGATGAATTGATTCGTGATAACGACCCCAACAGCCCATGGACGGGAAATATAGACGGGATGCGCACCAGAGGGCTTTTCGTCAACTTTACTTTTGAGTAA